In the genome of Pelobacter seleniigenes DSM 18267, one region contains:
- a CDS encoding ATP-binding protein — MTDSQDHHTEHNAESGQDHVQSIIGLGKFSARKSYYPELQKKIEELHQEKNKFERIFAEALGGIFQARPGGRILVANPAMIQLCGYPSLHEFESLIDISQQLFASEADYCKLENELQSAGSVISFETQFRCYDGSLVDVLLNASLRTAEQGQYIECFVENITERKQAEEKQLRLKKLESLGVLAGGIAHDFNNLLTGLLGNIEMAKMYIPAENRSQALLDTAIRALERGAGLTERLMTFAKGGEPIKVSLPLEPVLRENAEFILQGELATLQFDVAPDLWPVAADKGQLGQVVTNLVLNAQQAMPGGGTILIRAENIDQAGKSFVRFAVSDEGTGIDSATLEKIFDPYFTTKQHGNGLGLASTYSIVKKHQGTISVTSEPGRGTTFVVTLPAAERAVTAVVEQEKPIKRPHGEAPAVLVLESQELIRSMTAHMLEEMGYRVDLVGAAEEALRHCRCAHGQGWFFAAMLLDLNAPGAQQGAELAYEISRICPQTRIIASSSYANDPVLVDLERSGFCGGIVKPFRYAELGKAVEDALNSDLES, encoded by the coding sequence ATGACAGATTCGCAGGATCATCATACCGAGCACAATGCCGAAAGCGGCCAGGACCATGTGCAGAGCATTATCGGGCTGGGAAAATTTTCGGCCCGGAAGAGCTATTACCCTGAATTACAGAAAAAAATCGAAGAACTGCATCAGGAAAAAAATAAATTCGAACGTATTTTCGCAGAAGCCCTCGGCGGGATCTTTCAAGCCCGTCCCGGTGGCCGGATCCTGGTTGCCAACCCGGCGATGATCCAGCTGTGCGGCTATCCCTCCCTCCACGAATTCGAATCCCTTATCGATATTTCCCAGCAACTGTTTGCCAGTGAAGCGGACTATTGCAAACTTGAGAATGAATTGCAGTCAGCCGGGTCGGTTATCAGTTTTGAGACCCAATTCCGGTGCTATGATGGCAGCCTCGTCGATGTGCTCCTGAACGCTTCGCTGCGTACCGCGGAGCAGGGGCAATATATCGAGTGCTTTGTCGAAAATATCACTGAGCGCAAACAGGCTGAAGAGAAACAGTTGCGGCTGAAAAAACTTGAGTCCCTTGGGGTGCTTGCTGGTGGGATTGCACATGATTTCAATAACCTGCTCACCGGTTTGCTGGGGAATATTGAAATGGCAAAGATGTATATCCCAGCCGAAAACCGTTCCCAGGCTTTGCTGGATACGGCTATCCGTGCTTTGGAGCGGGGTGCCGGGCTGACTGAGCGCTTGATGACCTTTGCCAAAGGCGGCGAGCCGATCAAAGTCAGCCTTCCCCTTGAACCGGTGCTCAGAGAAAATGCCGAATTTATTCTGCAGGGTGAACTGGCCACCCTCCAGTTTGATGTCGCCCCTGACCTGTGGCCGGTTGCGGCGGATAAAGGGCAGCTCGGTCAGGTGGTGACCAACCTGGTTCTCAACGCCCAGCAGGCCATGCCCGGAGGGGGGACGATCCTGATCCGGGCCGAGAATATCGATCAGGCCGGAAAGTCATTCGTCCGCTTTGCTGTCAGCGATGAAGGGACCGGGATCGATTCAGCGACCCTGGAAAAGATCTTCGATCCCTATTTCACCACCAAGCAGCACGGCAACGGCCTGGGCCTGGCGTCCACTTATTCCATCGTCAAAAAACATCAAGGGACCATCTCCGTCACATCCGAGCCCGGGCGAGGAACCACCTTTGTGGTGACCTTGCCGGCTGCTGAGCGTGCGGTCACTGCGGTTGTGGAACAGGAAAAGCCGATCAAACGACCGCACGGCGAAGCGCCGGCGGTTCTGGTTTTGGAAAGTCAAGAACTGATTCGCAGTATGACCGCCCATATGTTGGAGGAAATGGGCTACCGGGTCGACCTGGTCGGTGCGGCGGAAGAAGCGCTGCGGCACTGTCGCTGCGCCCATGGGCAGGGTTGGTTTTTTGCCGCGATGCTGCTTGATCTGAATGCGCCGGGCGCACAGCAGGGGGCCGAGCTGGCCTACGAGATCAGCAGAATCTGTCCGCAGACCCGGATTATCGCTTCCAGCAGTTACGCCAATGATCCGGTTCTGGTCGACCTCGAACGGTCCGGTTTTTGTGGGGGAATTGTCAAGCCCTTCCGTTATGCTGAACTCGGTAAAGCTGTCGAAGACGCCTTGAACTCAGACCTGGAATCCTGA
- a CDS encoding autotransporter domain-containing protein, producing the protein MKKPGHYFSRSSLTVLMYCLFSLSTASADEVTVLKTGLGDDAIVYGLELDDTSTALLNQDDYSITATGDSSGDMDNTSFAVYGLYSLANGRLTNQGAIKIYSVGGSAISSSSFAEADLASSGIYSSDALTNSGAVSVTITGSSAEAGTSASAEVTGYGLNAASVSNSGTIALSLSGGIASGDSSAAASTSGAGIYSAGSVTNSGAISIESTGGSATSSSGAASSSGAATADSTLYGIAAEGDITNSGTISIDASGGTATSSAAEASAALTAYGIYDLTDGATVTNQGTISVTAKGGTAGGTTSAAATTAAGIISSGTVANTATLTITASGASGASDAETAATSGYGILTSAAVSNSGTISTTISGASSATTAVTTAYGISAGSTTANSGTIAVTATGASDSTTAAVNAYGLNATDSVSNSGSITVSASAGSGSDEVETTAYGIFSASTVSNSGNISVAATGSADATTADTTAYGISTTDTVTNSGTIAVSVSAANAADSATAYGIFSSAAVTNSGTINVAASNSSASGSSTAYGISATDNVSNSGSIAVSADSNAYGIFLDGTELTLSNSGSISVSAGTEAYEVYISSGSTVSLVDSYTLTLDGDATIGSIYIADSATLSLNDVTLDLVSGDDFSWNTAYSIFAGSGDVVGSFGSVSVLNPNVVVGYDDQDTLSSSDDTVTLTYAPSSSPFLESVNQLHSTLNLFSGLLNQHLANQYLETTGNAPRRFSAGGVINSYEDSEDLPEMNFFLIPFMSSSTLDSSNGGYDSSQHGFIVGFQDQYQDSFFGYHLGYSQGSVDFNGTGFSANSEDQSVLFAGFHSLVEQDQGIIRGQLNGFYSSHDYAGRTGLSLDSREQADYNSFGISGELMAGYPLTNEALLVLPEIGLSYQWIYRQGFTTDAEDSAWDTHVGELNEHQLALVSSLGWRTNVQNGATMLTPHLAVGMRCLLTDNEIKIDQSVVGSGTSQVSSAVDDLSWTVAAGIEAHGQLHSLELAFNGEYGDETSTNSVWLLFHARFF; encoded by the coding sequence ATGAAGAAGCCCGGCCATTATTTTTCACGGAGCAGCCTGACCGTCCTCATGTATTGTCTGTTCTCGTTGTCAACAGCCTCAGCTGACGAAGTAACCGTTTTGAAAACGGGACTTGGCGATGATGCGATTGTTTACGGTCTTGAACTGGACGATACCTCGACCGCGCTACTAAATCAGGACGATTACTCGATCACGGCCACCGGCGACAGTTCCGGAGATATGGATAACACTTCTTTTGCCGTGTACGGGCTTTACTCTTTGGCCAACGGCAGGCTGACTAATCAGGGGGCGATCAAGATTTATTCGGTCGGCGGCAGCGCCATCTCCAGCTCATCCTTTGCCGAGGCGGACCTTGCGAGCAGCGGTATTTATTCCAGCGACGCCCTCACCAACAGCGGCGCAGTCAGCGTCACCATCACCGGTTCGAGTGCCGAGGCAGGGACCAGTGCATCAGCCGAGGTTACGGGCTATGGCTTGAATGCAGCTTCGGTCAGTAACAGCGGCACCATCGCCCTTTCCCTGAGCGGCGGAATCGCCAGCGGGGACAGCTCGGCAGCAGCATCGACCAGCGGCGCCGGGATTTACAGCGCCGGCAGCGTGACCAACAGCGGCGCTATCAGCATTGAAAGCACAGGCGGCAGCGCAACCAGCAGCAGCGGCGCAGCCAGCAGCAGCGGCGCAGCCACTGCAGACAGTACGCTGTACGGCATTGCAGCAGAAGGCGACATCACCAACAGCGGCACCATAAGCATCGACGCTTCCGGAGGCACGGCGACCAGCAGTGCGGCTGAAGCCTCGGCAGCGCTAACCGCCTATGGAATCTATGACCTGACCGACGGGGCTACGGTCACCAATCAAGGCACCATCAGCGTTACCGCCAAAGGTGGCACGGCGGGCGGCACAACATCGGCAGCCGCGACAACTGCAGCCGGCATCATCAGCTCGGGGACGGTGGCCAATACGGCAACACTGACCATTACCGCCAGCGGTGCCAGCGGTGCCAGCGACGCGGAGACGGCCGCCACCAGCGGATACGGAATTCTGACCAGTGCCGCCGTCAGCAACAGCGGAACAATCTCCACCACCATCAGCGGCGCCAGCAGCGCGACGACGGCGGTCACCACCGCCTACGGGATTTCCGCCGGCAGCACCACTGCTAACAGTGGAACCATCGCCGTCACCGCGACCGGAGCCAGCGACTCCACCACTGCCGCAGTCAATGCCTATGGGCTGAACGCAACCGATAGTGTCAGCAACAGTGGCAGTATCACTGTAAGCGCCAGTGCCGGAAGCGGTTCGGACGAAGTCGAAACCACCGCCTACGGCATTTTCAGCGCCTCTACGGTCAGTAACAGCGGAAACATTTCCGTGGCGGCAACCGGCAGCGCGGACGCGACAACGGCGGACACCACCGCCTATGGGATATCCACCACGGATACGGTAACCAACAGTGGCACCATCGCTGTCTCAGTCAGTGCGGCCAACGCTGCCGACAGCGCCACCGCTTACGGTATTTTCAGCAGCGCCGCTGTCACCAACAGCGGTACTATCAATGTGGCAGCCAGCAACTCCAGCGCCTCGGGCAGTTCGACGGCGTACGGCATTTCCGCGACGGACAATGTCAGTAACAGCGGGTCCATCGCTGTCAGCGCCGACTCTAATGCCTACGGCATCTTCCTTGACGGGACCGAACTGACCCTGAGCAACAGCGGCTCCATCAGCGTCAGCGCCGGTACTGAAGCCTATGAAGTCTACATCAGCTCCGGATCGACCGTTTCCCTGGTCGACAGCTATACCCTGACCCTGGATGGGGATGCCACCATCGGTTCCATCTATATTGCCGATTCTGCAACCCTCTCCCTCAACGATGTCACCCTGGACCTGGTGTCCGGGGATGATTTCAGTTGGAATACCGCGTATTCGATCTTTGCCGGCAGCGGCGACGTGGTTGGCAGCTTCGGTTCCGTCTCAGTTCTCAACCCCAATGTCGTGGTCGGTTATGACGATCAGGACACCTTAAGCAGCAGCGATGACACCGTCACTCTGACCTATGCGCCGTCCTCTTCTCCGTTTCTGGAGTCCGTCAACCAACTGCACAGCACCCTGAACCTGTTTTCCGGGCTGCTGAACCAACATCTGGCTAACCAATACCTGGAAACTACTGGCAACGCTCCCCGCAGGTTTTCCGCAGGCGGTGTGATCAACAGTTACGAGGATTCGGAAGATCTGCCGGAAATGAACTTTTTCCTAATCCCGTTCATGTCAAGCAGCACACTGGACAGCAGCAACGGTGGTTACGATTCCAGTCAACACGGCTTTATTGTCGGCTTTCAGGACCAGTATCAGGATAGTTTCTTTGGTTATCATCTGGGCTACAGCCAGGGGAGCGTCGATTTCAACGGAACCGGGTTCAGCGCAAACTCCGAAGATCAGAGCGTCCTGTTTGCAGGATTTCACAGTCTCGTCGAGCAGGATCAGGGGATTATCCGCGGTCAGCTGAACGGATTTTACAGCAGCCATGATTATGCCGGCCGCACCGGTCTGTCCCTGGATAGCCGGGAACAGGCCGATTACAACAGCTTCGGTATCAGCGGGGAACTGATGGCCGGCTATCCGCTGACCAACGAAGCGCTGCTGGTGCTTCCGGAGATTGGTCTGTCCTACCAGTGGATCTATCGGCAAGGGTTTACCACCGATGCTGAGGACAGCGCGTGGGACACTCATGTGGGAGAACTGAACGAACATCAGTTGGCGTTGGTTTCCTCCCTCGGCTGGCGCACCAATGTCCAGAACGGAGCCACCATGCTCACCCCGCACCTGGCGGTGGGAATGCGCTGCCTGCTGACGGACAACGAAATCAAGATCGACCAGTCCGTGGTCGGCTCGGGCACCAGCCAGGTCTCTTCGGCGGTGGATGATTTGAGCTGGACCGTTGCCGCCGGGATTGAAGCCCATGGCCAGTTGCATAGCCTCGAACTGGCCTTCAACGGCGAGTATGGCGATGAAACCAGCACCAACAGTGTCTGGCTGCTGTTTCACGCCCGCTTCTTCTGA
- a CDS encoding tautomerase gives MPHLQFEINRTLNDADKVSFAEQVRQLFATVMDTGTDHISISIREFGTHNLSIGRVKHPEKGVALVNADIRQGRTMEQRRTLVLGFMDLLHDTWKIPKEHMYVTLTEHKGEDFHLLEKYLAGWQQGEDPLAD, from the coding sequence ATGCCGCACCTGCAATTTGAGATCAATCGCACGCTTAACGATGCCGACAAGGTCAGCTTTGCTGAACAGGTTCGGCAGCTCTTCGCCACAGTCATGGATACCGGAACCGACCATATCAGCATCTCCATTCGTGAGTTCGGTACGCATAACCTGTCCATCGGCCGGGTCAAACATCCGGAAAAAGGGGTGGCCCTGGTCAACGCCGATATTCGCCAGGGGCGAACCATGGAACAACGCCGGACCCTGGTCCTGGGATTCATGGACCTGCTCCACGACACCTGGAAGATCCCCAAGGAGCATATGTACGTCACTCTGACCGAGCACAAAGGGGAGGATTTTCACCTTTTGGAGAAATACCTTGCCGGCTGGCAGCAGGGGGAAGATCCCCTCGCAGACTGA
- a CDS encoding response regulator, with protein MKGLLIANRDNAAREHLAEMFPQDEYQVTTADSVAEALEGIINKEIQVVVLDGSCHEENVVRLVPLLKKCNRNLFIIMVSEEMPINLVRRIRQEGIFYHALKSAGADGMEEIYQAVCCAFKKYEENTQKSFFAGKEKAMFSIKSLLSSLVITMLLISPALAVDTTVTYNSGLLVLLFVGFCALLIVAQLIPALLVLFGMTKAATRGLSEKRKQRVQSH; from the coding sequence ATGAAAGGTTTATTGATAGCAAACAGGGATAACGCAGCTCGCGAGCACCTGGCTGAAATGTTCCCTCAGGATGAATATCAGGTGACCACAGCGGACTCCGTTGCCGAAGCCCTGGAAGGCATCATCAACAAGGAGATTCAGGTCGTGGTTCTTGACGGCAGTTGTCATGAGGAAAATGTCGTCCGCCTGGTCCCACTGCTCAAAAAGTGCAATCGCAACCTCTTCATTATCATGGTTTCCGAAGAGATGCCCATCAATCTGGTCCGGCGCATTCGTCAGGAAGGCATTTTTTACCATGCATTGAAGAGTGCCGGCGCGGATGGGATGGAGGAAATTTATCAGGCCGTCTGCTGTGCATTCAAAAAATATGAAGAAAATACCCAAAAGTCGTTTTTTGCCGGAAAGGAGAAGGCTATGTTCTCGATCAAATCGTTATTGTCGTCCCTGGTGATCACTATGCTGCTGATTTCACCGGCGCTGGCAGTTGACACGACTGTGACTTATAACAGTGGGCTGCTGGTGCTGCTGTTTGTCGGCTTCTGTGCCTTGCTGATTGTGGCCCAACTGATTCCGGCCTTACTGGTCCTGTTCGGAATGACCAAGGCTGCGACCCGTGGGCTGTCCGAAAAGCGGAAACAGCGGGTGCAATCACATTGA
- a CDS encoding LysE family translocator encodes MAFHTWLMYLVLVLIATSTPGPAVLFIMTNTTLHGLRKAVFAALGNISGLLLMGTVAVTGLGALLNTSEMAFSTIKYIGAAYLVYLGIRLILQKGIDLNALQGQFSPVEKSARKIYFQALGVALSNPKAIVFLTALFPQFLSLDAPLVPQFLLLISTLMVFSFLFLLVYALLALKAKFWLLKPSRLKVFGRVSGSIFVGFGALLATSHR; translated from the coding sequence ATGGCATTTCATACCTGGTTGATGTATCTGGTCCTGGTCTTGATTGCGACCTCCACGCCCGGTCCTGCGGTCCTCTTTATTATGACCAATACGACCCTGCACGGGTTAAGGAAGGCTGTTTTTGCCGCTCTGGGCAATATCTCCGGACTGCTGTTGATGGGGACGGTTGCGGTCACCGGACTGGGGGCGTTGCTCAACACCTCTGAGATGGCTTTCAGCACGATTAAATATATCGGTGCCGCTTACCTGGTGTATCTGGGAATTCGGCTTATTCTGCAAAAAGGTATCGATCTTAATGCCCTGCAGGGACAATTCAGTCCGGTTGAAAAATCTGCCCGGAAGATTTATTTTCAGGCCCTCGGAGTGGCTTTGAGCAATCCCAAGGCCATTGTTTTTCTGACCGCGTTGTTTCCGCAGTTTCTGTCCCTGGATGCGCCGTTAGTCCCCCAATTCCTGCTGTTGATATCGACCCTGATGGTGTTTTCATTTCTGTTTCTGTTGGTTTATGCCCTGCTGGCACTCAAAGCTAAATTCTGGCTGCTGAAACCGTCGCGGCTCAAAGTTTTCGGGCGGGTGAGTGGTTCGATATTTGTCGGTTTTGGTGCCTTGCTGGCGACTTCTCATCGATAA
- the thyX gene encoding FAD-dependent thymidylate synthase — protein MVTTKLIRPSSEALDQILGQTFPVLDDGFVRVVDYMGNDSSIVQAARVSYGDGTKKVSEDRALIRYLLRNQHTTPFEMCSLKLHVRVPMDTWRQWIRHRTASVNEYSTRYSIAIDKAQQTEPGQWRSQARDNKQGSGDFLDPQVGGILSAGERKLQALSKDIYSDRLAHGVAREQARKDLPLSTYTEAFWQMDLHNLLHFLALRMDPHAQLEIRNYAQTIGEQIVSRWVPVTWEAFKDYRFGCMTLSQQDQELLALLAAGKTDAALLWCSEHGWLREKDGRKVLSREAQEFTDKLAKLGVRAPWEE, from the coding sequence ATCGTGACGACAAAGTTGATTCGGCCGTCAAGTGAGGCCCTTGACCAAATCCTCGGCCAGACTTTCCCCGTTCTTGATGATGGATTTGTGCGGGTGGTCGATTACATGGGGAATGACAGCTCCATTGTTCAGGCGGCCCGGGTTTCCTATGGCGACGGAACCAAGAAAGTGTCCGAAGACCGGGCACTGATCCGCTATCTGCTGCGCAACCAGCACACCACTCCCTTTGAAATGTGCTCGTTGAAGTTGCATGTGCGTGTGCCCATGGACACCTGGCGGCAGTGGATTCGCCATCGCACCGCCAGTGTCAATGAATACAGCACCCGTTATTCCATCGCCATCGATAAGGCGCAACAGACTGAGCCGGGGCAATGGCGTTCCCAGGCCCGGGATAACAAGCAGGGCAGCGGCGATTTTCTCGATCCGCAGGTTGGCGGGATTCTAAGCGCCGGCGAACGGAAGCTGCAGGCCTTGTCCAAAGATATCTACAGCGACCGACTGGCCCATGGTGTGGCCCGGGAACAGGCCCGCAAGGACCTGCCCTTGAGTACTTATACGGAAGCGTTCTGGCAGATGGACCTGCACAACCTGCTCCATTTCCTTGCCCTGCGTATGGACCCCCACGCCCAGCTGGAGATCAGAAACTATGCCCAGACCATAGGCGAACAGATTGTCAGCCGTTGGGTTCCGGTGACCTGGGAGGCCTTCAAGGATTATCGCTTCGGGTGCATGACCTTGTCCCAGCAGGATCAGGAATTGCTGGCCTTGCTGGCCGCCGGTAAGACCGATGCGGCCTTGCTCTGGTGCAGCGAGCATGGTTGGCTCCGGGAGAAAGATGGGCGCAAGGTACTTTCCCGGGAAGCACAGGAGTTTACCGATAAACTGGCAAAATTAGGAGTGCGCGCTCCCTGGGAGGAGTGA
- a CDS encoding rhomboid family intramembrane serine protease — protein MNSYQLVFSGDLAFDADEEQVRTSLEQQCKFTPETVNRLLAGRRVILKKGLSEPKANQYKSFFDRLGLLCDVVPEQPAEPLQAQGQPNAAVAQKPQGRTCPKCSAGHQQGDSCQQCGIIFARFEAAQARPSHHFVQEDADADSPQPQLESWLPKLRQIFIAQVLLLILPVLLLRGPLHNIYPLALVLLIVGVIVFFLFQASETGESVGDLCAEYVDIRREQLVDRKIGKFDLPPATAALVGGQLLIFYLLKLVVPLATLQQKLAFLPAQPTFFNGLLAALAAPFLHAGAGQLWINLTFLWLVAAAVEHRFGLKKLLLLYLPLALLSQLCYLLLALCFGHTPQLLGAEAVICGLLGFLAESGDTDRLEAPLPLLSMLPPLFSYRLRIDIKILVLVGLYFLIGSGGDSNLQPAATVLGLFYPLCGLLVGVALGYVGRVFWPGKGKLG, from the coding sequence ATGAACTCTTATCAACTTGTCTTCAGCGGAGACCTGGCCTTTGACGCCGATGAGGAGCAGGTCAGGACAAGCCTTGAGCAGCAGTGCAAGTTCACACCCGAGACCGTGAACCGCCTGCTGGCCGGCCGCAGGGTCATCCTTAAAAAAGGTCTCAGCGAACCCAAGGCCAATCAGTACAAAAGCTTTTTCGACCGGCTCGGTTTGCTCTGCGACGTTGTTCCCGAGCAACCAGCGGAACCGCTCCAGGCGCAGGGGCAACCAAACGCGGCCGTTGCGCAAAAGCCGCAGGGCCGGACCTGCCCGAAATGCTCCGCTGGGCACCAGCAGGGAGACAGCTGCCAACAATGCGGTATTATCTTTGCCCGTTTCGAGGCTGCCCAGGCCCGCCCCAGTCACCATTTCGTTCAGGAGGACGCGGACGCCGACAGCCCGCAACCGCAGTTGGAGTCATGGTTGCCAAAACTGCGCCAGATCTTCATCGCTCAGGTCCTGCTGCTGATTCTGCCGGTCCTGCTGCTACGCGGGCCGCTGCACAACATCTATCCTCTGGCTCTGGTGCTGCTGATCGTCGGAGTGATTGTTTTCTTTCTGTTCCAGGCCAGCGAGACCGGCGAGTCGGTGGGGGATCTATGTGCTGAATATGTCGATATCCGCAGAGAGCAGCTCGTTGACCGAAAAATCGGCAAATTCGACCTGCCGCCAGCGACAGCGGCCCTGGTCGGCGGTCAACTGCTGATCTTTTATTTGCTGAAACTGGTTGTACCGTTGGCCACCCTGCAACAGAAGCTGGCCTTCCTGCCGGCCCAGCCGACCTTCTTCAACGGCCTGCTGGCGGCTCTTGCGGCACCTTTTCTTCATGCCGGGGCCGGCCAGCTGTGGATCAACCTGACTTTTCTGTGGCTGGTCGCTGCCGCGGTTGAACACCGCTTCGGTCTGAAAAAATTGCTGTTACTGTATCTTCCTTTGGCGCTGCTCTCCCAACTCTGTTACCTGCTGCTCGCTCTCTGCTTCGGCCACACTCCTCAGTTACTGGGTGCGGAGGCGGTTATTTGCGGTCTGCTCGGGTTCCTGGCCGAGTCCGGTGATACCGACCGTCTGGAAGCCCCCCTTCCGTTGCTCAGTATGTTGCCGCCCCTGTTCAGCTACAGGTTGCGGATCGACATAAAAATCCTGGTCCTGGTCGGGCTCTATTTTCTGATTGGCTCAGGTGGTGATAGCAATCTACAGCCGGCCGCAACCGTCCTCGGCCTGTTTTACCCCCTCTGCGGGCTGCTGGTGGGAGTGGCATTGGGATATGTGGGAAGAGTCTTTTGGCCGGGAAAAGGGAAGTTAGGGTGA
- a CDS encoding bifunctional DedA family/phosphatase PAP2 family protein — translation MNWTHLWNTILHGVAAHPDVAYLTVFLISVSESLAVVGLLVPGTVMMIGIGALAGSGALALKWTVLAAICGAILGDGLSYWLGRHFHQGIRAWRPFQKFPSLLPRGEQFFRAHGGKSVLLGRFVGPVRPVIPLIAGMLDMPIGHFLTVNILSAIGWAFAYLIPGVLLGSSLALVGAVSTRLSLFLLLLGAIIWLIIWLGRQAFRRLSQISPRGQQRFLPFLCVFLALSTWLFFGILEDLLNSDPLTIADQSVFRFLQAIRTSWADSWMIAVTELGDMFLSAIGAVTLLVILLWSRKYRAAKYWLLTYCGGFALVQIFKWLLHRPRPVDLYSGVSSWAFPSGHTTMSAILFGFLAILVFHELPSRLRWLPFALAVTVSAIIGFSRLYLGAHWLSDVLGGLSLGWAWVIFLAIFYLRKPESVPLKSVFIATAIVFLAIGGFYVRERHYQDLIRYRPQHNIEYLNFVDWQGSDWQKLPAWRTDLLGETEQPLSLQWAGEPDRLAAELQRRGWQESNGFSYKKLLNFFIPHAALKDLPVLPQLNGGEPDQLLMTKLQGSQRLVLRLWPSAYKINEAATDLWVGSIVVEQAANKADLLTLPESLSDYNRVSGQLERDLGPTIKIKWVKRLLPPTEKPNWDGKTLLLWGL, via the coding sequence ATGAACTGGACACATCTCTGGAACACCATCCTTCACGGGGTCGCAGCACACCCCGATGTGGCATATCTGACCGTATTTTTGATCTCAGTCTCGGAATCTCTGGCCGTGGTCGGTCTGCTGGTTCCCGGCACGGTCATGATGATCGGCATCGGAGCTCTGGCCGGCAGTGGCGCGCTGGCCCTGAAATGGACCGTTCTTGCCGCTATTTGCGGAGCGATTCTCGGCGACGGTCTCAGCTACTGGCTGGGTCGCCATTTCCATCAGGGGATCAGGGCCTGGCGGCCTTTTCAAAAATTCCCGTCCTTGCTCCCCCGGGGGGAACAGTTTTTCCGCGCCCACGGCGGGAAAAGCGTCTTGTTGGGACGCTTTGTCGGCCCGGTACGACCGGTGATTCCCCTGATTGCCGGCATGCTGGATATGCCGATCGGTCATTTTCTGACCGTCAATATTCTGTCCGCCATTGGCTGGGCCTTTGCCTACCTGATCCCCGGAGTGCTGCTGGGGAGTTCATTGGCGCTGGTCGGAGCGGTCAGTACCCGCCTCAGTCTGTTTCTGCTCCTGCTCGGCGCCATCATCTGGCTGATCATCTGGCTGGGTCGCCAGGCTTTCCGCCGACTGAGTCAGATTTCACCACGGGGTCAGCAGCGCTTCCTGCCATTTCTGTGCGTTTTCCTTGCCCTCTCCACCTGGCTCTTTTTCGGCATTCTGGAAGACCTGCTCAATTCCGACCCGTTGACCATTGCGGATCAGTCCGTGTTCCGCTTCCTGCAGGCGATTCGAACCTCCTGGGCGGATTCCTGGATGATTGCCGTCACGGAACTCGGCGATATGTTTCTGAGCGCCATTGGCGCAGTCACCCTGCTGGTCATCCTGCTCTGGTCCCGCAAATATCGGGCGGCAAAGTATTGGCTGCTGACCTATTGCGGCGGGTTTGCCCTGGTCCAGATCTTCAAGTGGTTGCTCCATCGCCCACGCCCCGTCGATCTGTACAGCGGGGTCTCCAGCTGGGCCTTCCCCAGCGGTCATACCACCATGAGCGCGATCCTGTTTGGGTTTCTGGCGATTCTGGTTTTTCATGAACTTCCCAGCCGGCTCCGCTGGCTGCCGTTTGCCCTGGCTGTCACCGTTTCAGCCATCATCGGTTTTTCCCGTCTCTACCTCGGTGCCCATTGGTTGTCCGACGTGCTGGGCGGTCTGTCCCTGGGCTGGGCCTGGGTTATTTTTCTGGCCATTTTTTACCTGCGGAAACCCGAATCGGTGCCGTTGAAAAGCGTTTTTATCGCAACAGCCATTGTCTTTCTGGCGATCGGTGGCTTTTATGTCAGGGAACGCCATTATCAGGACCTGATCCGCTATCGCCCCCAACACAACATTGAATACCTGAACTTTGTCGACTGGCAAGGCAGCGATTGGCAAAAGTTGCCTGCCTGGCGCACCGATCTGCTGGGTGAAACAGAGCAGCCCCTGAGCCTGCAATGGGCTGGAGAACCGGACCGGCTCGCCGCCGAGCTACAGAGAAGAGGCTGGCAGGAGAGCAATGGGTTCAGTTACAAAAAACTGCTGAATTTCTTTATTCCCCATGCCGCCCTGAAAGACCTGCCCGTACTGCCGCAACTGAACGGCGGCGAACCCGATCAGCTGTTGATGACCAAGCTGCAGGGTTCACAGCGGCTGGTACTGCGGCTGTGGCCGAGCGCTTACAAAATCAATGAAGCCGCGACCGATCTTTGGGTCGGCAGTATCGTCGTTGAACAGGCGGCCAATAAAGCCGATCTACTGACCCTGCCGGAAAGCCTCAGCGATTATAACCGGGTCAGCGGACAACTGGAACGGGACCTGGGACCGACGATCAAGATCAAATGGGTTAAACGACTGCTCCCCCCCACGGAAAAACCTAACTGGGATGGAAAAACCCTGTTGCTCTGGGGTTTATGA